Genomic DNA from Chelonia mydas isolate rCheMyd1 chromosome 6, rCheMyd1.pri.v2, whole genome shotgun sequence:
ctgcccccagaagcTCACCATTTAAATAAGACAAGGAATAGGAGGGGAGACAGTGGCAaaatgacttgctgaaggtcacatagcaagttggtggcagagccaggaatcagtgTGTGAGACGGTTAATGATTCCTGCTGAgcaaggggcagagcagggggaacTTAACCCCATTCTGGAGCAGTTTGCACCTTGAGGGCTGCACTAATTCCTGGAGGTGTTTGTTGTGAAGCAAAACAATCAGCCTCACTTTTTCCTCCATCAACTGCTTTGTGGCTTATTCACATAACACAGCTGCTAATGTCAGTCAGACCATCCAGGATTGCACCAGTGACTTCAAAATATAAAAGTATAAGCTCTTATAGTGAAGACCAAACCCTCTTTAACCAGGGCTATAACAGACTCATATCCTTTGTGGATCAGGGACAGAGGGGGAGCTATGACACATCACCAGTGGGTTACGCTACTGCCTCCCAACTAACGGGTCTGGTCAATTAACTTAGGCCAAAGGGGACTGTGGGTGGAGCTCGATGGAAAATGTTTCTGGGggttttctcctctccccttcccccctcccccaaagtttttgatgagaaaaggaggaaaaatcacttgcctaaatttttcaaggaaaattttgttttttccagcaaaaattggaaaatttcagacaaaacaaaaagTGTAAATTTGGAaatgcttcatgggagttgtagttttggtgcctcatgctcccattctcttcGATAGGCTGGCAGTGGCCTacctggttggactacatctcccatgatgtactCTGGTCTCCCCCAGGAGATGGCAggtagtgcatcatgggagatgtagtccataGAGTACAACCAAACCACAACTCTCAGGAAGCATTAGGGCACATAcacaaattgaaacatttcagtttccgACTTAAATTTTTCTATTTTCGGGCATctgtttctttaacaaaaaaaattcaacattttccatggaatgcgaacacttttcatggaaaaacttcatttaatcaaaaatccaatatttcatcaaaataaagtttaaatgaaattttttcagCCATTATAATTATGCCTGGCTCTTATCTAGTGATTTCCATTAGAAGATCTCAAATAACTTTAcagtatcattgtccccattttgcagatggggaaactgaggcacagaggtggccGTGACTTGCCTAAGACCACCCAGCAAGCCAGAGgctgagccaggaagagaacccaaaAGTCCTAATgtagtgctctgtccactagaccagtgcttctcaaccttcccagactaCTGGACCCTTTTCTGGCTTGTCTTGCGTACTGCCAAGTTTCACCtccacttaaaaatgacttgcttacaaaatcagacataaaaatacaaatatgtcacagcacactagtactgaaaaactGCTCATTTTCTcattctgtatgaaattttacttttactgacttcgctagtgctttttatgtagcctgctgtaaaactaggcaaatatctagatgagctgatgtatccCCTGGATGACATCTGCGTACCCCCAAGGATACGtttacccctggttgagaaccactgcactagaccacactgcctcacaGCCCAGCTCCAGATGTTGGATCAAGAGATCACAGGTTCAGTCCCTGTATTCGTTATAGCTGCTCTCTTCTCACTCCCCAGACCCACAACCCAAGTGCAGATCCCATCACCCACTCTCCTCTTTCACAGGCTCAGTATACCACATCCCACCAGCCTCCCCCTCGAGGTCCTGTGCCTGGACGAAGGGGTCCTTGTAGACCCGTGTCCCCACAGGTCCATTGGTGGGGTCTCCATGGTTCAAGTGCTCAGTCTGGTGCTGGGTCAGTGCAGCACTGTGCCTGAAGCCCCTGCCGCATTCAGCGCAGAAACAGGGCCCCTCCTGAGCATGGACGCGCCGGTGCCGGCTCAGGGCCGAGCTAAgcttgaagcttttcccgcagcGGGTGCAGGGGAAGGGCCGCTCGCCGGTGTGCACCCGCTGGTGGCGATCCAAGCTGGAGCGGATGGCGAAGCACCTCCCGCAATCAGGGCACTGGTAGGGCCTCTCACCCGTGTGCGTGCGCTGGTGTTTGATTAACTCCGAGTTCTttgtgaagcttttcccacaatccCCGCAGCTGATGGGTCCTGCCCTCCTGCGCCTGCGCCCTGGCTCCTTCTCTGCCCGCTGTCGTCCTGTTCTGCTGCCATCTCCCCTCTCAGGGCTCTGGGACGTCCCATTCGGCTCCGCTCCCGCAGGCCCTTCCTGCTGGAAATTCTCCTTCTCTATCCCGGCacctgctgggagggagagagaatccaGGCGGGAATCATAATTTTACCAAGGTCCAAAATGCATAgcttcatagattctaaggctagaagagatcatctagtccaacctcctatCAAGCACAGGCTAGAGAACATCCCCGAATTACTTCCTCTTTGAAGTAgcacagatcttttagaaaaacgtccaaaCTTGGTTTTAAAATTGCCCAGGATGGGGGGATGACTGGTCGGCTCAGGGGCTCttggcctctccccatgccaGTCTCTCAAGTACTGCTAGCTGGCATTGGGGTCCTGTGCCCCAACTCTAGGAACGAACCTCTCCTGTAACATCAGCCACCCACTCTACTGAGGGAATGACCAGCTGAGTGAGCGCTGGCCCCAGTGCAACACTAGGGGGCgctgagctgcagggagcagaattgggggctcagtagggggcaccctcacctcacagtcagtgctggcccaATGCAGCGACAGGGGGCACTGTGTTGCCAGGAGCGAAGTGGGGGCTCAGTGAGGGGCTCTCTCCCCTCACAATCTGTACTGACACCAATGTGTCCCACCTGGCTGCTTAGAGATTCAAGTTATCTCTGTGGTGTGTAGGAACTGCGTAGTATTCCTTTAAATAGCATGCGAGCCCTCTAGTGGTGTTCACTGTGTTTTAGAAGCCACTAGAGGTGTAATATGCCCCTAGCTAGGCTTTACCGTCTGTGTGTAATTAGTCCTGGTGGTTACACCAGGCCCAGCTGGGCCTGAATTGGTTCTTCAGATTATTGCTGTTGtgcaaagagcaaaagacacGACAGACTCTCCTAAatcctgggggctgggagctgctgttCAGAACTGGGGGGCCGCTCACGGTGGCTTTGCTGGGATCCAGGAGTGACGCCTGCCGTGAGGACAGGTGCCTGCTGGGGACAATACTAAGCGAGACCAAACAGAACTGGGGGGCTCCTAGTGGCTTTGCTGGGAACCCAGCTTTTCCCTTTACTCCCGGACGCTCTCCAAGCCAGAGTAACTCATTCCTCACCTATGTGGGCGCCTATTGGGATCTCCCTTTCCTGGGAGCCCTGGAGATCCAGGACCCTCGGCTCTTCCCCTCGCTCCATCCAGGAGATCACGGCCAGGTCAGGGACGGGGAATCCTGCTCGGGGGAAGGAAACAGGCAAGATGACGCTTTGTGAAGTCTCCCTGGAGGGCTCAGTGCAAAGAAGGAGCCCTCGTTTTAATCCTGACCCTGTTCTCTGCTGGGGGGCGTGGGGGAGGATATGTTCACAGGGACCCTTGGGGCAGGGTAACGCCTGGGGGAAATGGGCTGTGCCCCTCATAAGGGAGTCAGGGATCTCAACACACAGTGAGAGGCCCGAATGGCTCAGGGAGTTGCTGGGACGTTCCTAGCCCGGCAGAGAGAGCAGAACCCCGGCTGGGCACGGAGCTGCCTTGGGAGGGGGATACAGGGATTCAGGGCCTGTGTGAACTGGAGCAAGGACATGCAGCCACCTGTGCCCTGgagagccctgggggaggggatcaAACTACCCCATGTGAATCCCCTTCCAatgaggggctgtgggggtgaCAGTCTCTcctgtggggttgggggcaggggccaaTCCCCCAGAAATCTATGGGGCAGGGAAGAGCCCTGAGCCGAAGCTGTCCAGGGCTCCCCGCTACATCAGCTCCTGATCCCCAAGGGGCAACGGCGCCTCACCCAGCGAGATGAGAGTCtggtagttctcctgcatgacgtccctgtagagcTGCCTCTGCCCTTCGTCCAGGAGGCCCCACTCCTCCTGGGAGAAATACACGGCCACCTCCTCGAACCCCACCGGCGCCTGGAACCAGAAGGGACCCCGCTCAGCACCTGCCGCTCCAGCCACGGCCCCCAGCGCTGGATCGGAGGGCGGGCAGCGAGGGGCACAGCTGGGAGAGCCCAAAGGGGGAGTCTGTGGAGCAGGATCCAGGGGGAAGGTGCAGTGCTCACTGTCCGATAGCACATCCCGCTGCGCATCTCACCTGGTAGCCAGCCGCAGCGACCACCAGCTCCTGTGCCAGGCCGCTCCCCTCCTCGCCCAGGGCAGGCCGATCTGTGGGGAGGACAGGGGGGGTCAGAGGCCAGGGCATAGCCCCACGGGGACGTGTGCATGGCCCCCTATGGAGCAAATCGCTCTGCTGGAGACCCGTGGCTGGTACAACATCCAGAGGGCCCTGCTGGGGTCATGCTCGTCCTGGGGCACATGGGCGGCTGCTGGGATCGCCAGCCCCCTTggcacagctcccagccccacggagccatctctctgctgctcccccatgATCTGGGGCACGTGAACCCTgcgggcagcccctggggcacgAGACACAAGCACTCGCCGAGTCTGTTCCAGCCGCACACACGGAGCCCAGCTCTGCGGTTCCAGCGACTCCCGATTTCAGCCCCGCCGGACCCGGTTCGCGCCCCGCCGCCCCTGCGCCCAGCCCCGCCGTACCCATGTCCTGCCGCCcgcggggctccggcagcggctGGTCCGGGGAGCCCCGGGGGAGCCGCCGGCCTCCGCCCCCCGGCTGGGAACCGGGGCAGGGaccgggctccagctgggagcgcGGGGGATCCATCGGGCCTGAGATCCTGTCCCGTCTGCTGGCGTCACATCCCCACGTGTGTCACCCGGAGCCAATCCGCTTATACCAGGGAAATGAATGggccctgcctgtgcccctcactcccgacctgcagcccctgctatgccagccctgggCCTCCCGATCCCTCGTCAATCCCAACCCACCGCCCCTGGGCTTGCCCCGTCTCTCCCCAAAATCACAGCCCTGTGCTACcggctgctgtgctgcagggggcgctctcccctgtaaggcagtgctgaccccaatgcggTGGTAGGGAATCTAGTGCGGGGGGCTTAtcagggggcactctccccccCCATAGTCCGTGCTGGCCCCAGCGtggtgctagggggtgctgtgctgtagggggcaggatgggggctcagtagggggcccTCTCCCCTGTGGGTCAGTAGTTTAAGTCGATGCCCCAGCACGCCAGTGGCATGTGCTCCGATAGTGGGGTTGCAATCTAAATATTCAGTAGTGGGCTCCTGGGATTCAGCTGGCGTCTAACCCCAAGGCCAGGCCCCTTGCATCCATTACCCATGTTGCATGACTTATCCCAAGAGTCTGGACCTGGACCCTCAGGCCGAACCCCAACTCTGGTGAACACACCTTGccggcctcccccccccgccccggtcctGAGGTTTTCCTTGCTCACGGATGCCCCTCCTCTTCTTGTTCCAAATTCCCTCCCCAGTTCAAGGAGAAAAGGCCCAATCGATAGTAAAATGGCTGCTGCCAAGGACCCCTCCCCCTGGGTGGCAGCAGCCAGAGTGCAGGCATCGGAGACAGGGCTTTGCAGTGAGCTTGGTAGTGCCaacctggctgcagcagcaggatgGGGGTGGCAGGGATGAAGGGTTCCGTGGTGGTTGAAAATGACACTCAGACTGGAATGCTGGGGGCCTGAGGATTCCGTGGCAGCTAGGAGCAGAATGCTGGGGGCCTGAGGATTCCGTGGCAGCTAGGAGCAGAATGCTGGGGGCCTGAGGGTTCCATGGCAGCTGCGGGTGGAATGTTGGGACCCAAAGGTTCCAGGGTAGTCTGTAGGGGAAAACCGCACGAGTTTTCAGCCCTCTCTCAGCCCTGGCACTGAATCTGTGCGAGGAGATGTGTTGGCCGCAcccagcaccatggggtcctgctccctgactgaggcctgtaggtgctactgtaatacaaagagTAACAGCTCCTGGCTCTTACAGAGCATCATTCATCCCTAGATCTGAGTGCCATACAACAGAGCTAATTAGCTTCATCCTGGCCGTGCAGATGGGAAACCAAGGCATggggggggaagtgacttgcctgagatcccacagcaagtcagcagcggagcttagaacccaggagtcctaactccctgctttggcccctccccccactcaaaccccctcccctcccagagccagggatagaacccaggagacctggctcaCTAAATACACACCAAGTTCCACCACCTCACTGATCTAACCGTTCTCATTCGCAGCCCTTTGCATGTCTACAGCATGAGCCAGCCGCTGGCCCTGCAGAGCCGCCATGGACTGTGTGTGAGGGAGGTACTGGGGGTTTATTGTTTTCAGACAGAAGTAGAAACAGAGACAATGGATAAAAAACGTACTTGTGCCCATCACACCAGACAGGCCCGGGAGTCTTGGGGACAAAGGGCATACACATCAGTCCTTGGGGACTAGCTCGGGGGGGGGTGGCTACTGGCACCGGGAAGGAGATGGGCTGCCCTCCACCTGGGAGCATCCATCTCTCTGGCCTCGTGGGGAGCAGCCCCtagagctcccagcccccgcacccctcaccggccctgggagaggggaaggagcagagacgGTGAGATCCAGGTAGCGACAGGC
This window encodes:
- the LOC119566363 gene encoding zinc finger protein 316 isoform X2 — protein: MDPPRSQLEPGPCPGSQPGGGGRRLPRGSPDQPLPEPRGRQDMDRPALGEEGSGLAQELVVAAAGYQAPVGFEEVAVYFSQEEWGLLDEGQRQLYRDVMQENYQTLISLGFPVPDLAVISWMERGEEPRVLDLQGSQEREIPIGAHIGAGIEKENFQQEGPAGAEPNGTSQSPERGDGSRTGRQRAEKEPGRRRRRAGPISCGDCGKSFTKNSELIKHQRTHTGERPYQCPDCGRCFAIRSSLDRHQRVHTGERPFPCTRCGKSFKLSSALSRHRRVHAQEGPCFCAECGRGFRHSAALTQHQTEHLNHGDPTNGPVGTRVYKDPFVQAQDLEGEAGGMWYTEPVKEESG
- the LOC119566363 gene encoding zinc finger protein 316 isoform X1 — translated: MDPPRSQLEPGPCPGSQPGGGGRRLPRGSPDQPLPEPRGRQDMDRPALGEEGSGLAQELVVAAAGYQAPVGFEEVAVYFSQEEWGLLDEGQRQLYRDVMQENYQTLISLGFPVPDLAVISWMERGEEPRVLDLQGSQEREIPIGAHIAGAGIEKENFQQEGPAGAEPNGTSQSPERGDGSRTGRQRAEKEPGRRRRRAGPISCGDCGKSFTKNSELIKHQRTHTGERPYQCPDCGRCFAIRSSLDRHQRVHTGERPFPCTRCGKSFKLSSALSRHRRVHAQEGPCFCAECGRGFRHSAALTQHQTEHLNHGDPTNGPVGTRVYKDPFVQAQDLEGEAGGMWYTEPVKEESG